One genomic window of Quercus lobata isolate SW786 chromosome 9, ValleyOak3.0 Primary Assembly, whole genome shotgun sequence includes the following:
- the LOC115961544 gene encoding uncharacterized protein LOC115961544, giving the protein MEAAKQRVRAAAARKKEEEKAKGKEGASTPHSSLKSSVKRKADGKDDPPSKKVAVSAGDVPSTKSPPKSGHGAGKGVMTSSGPVIEGPRCLLTHKDYAVEGVESLIKQTDLDPCAQLGTEDLGASAFFDIARALVRVKALQDRCVAKEGVVSRVRRHNANLMDQQAQYKEAVRLLNSELKDVKEKLGEAEGQQKKLEEEVSSLRAQVETAGTDAVQKFKTTQSFIDSCADYYGTGFDDCLKQVASAYPELDLSGITMDASVPMTPARETVADKGDGPFSLDSLLNDAGVILAQPAVTIPAESSDAAQIAKDKADRVSKDVPAT; this is encoded by the exons ATGGAAGCTGCGAAGCAAAGGGTGAGGGCCGCTGCAGCCcgtaagaaggaggaggagaaagctAAGGGAAAAGAAGGAGCGTCAACCCCTCATTCCTCTTTGAAGAGTTCAGTTAAGAGGAAGGCTGACGGAAAGGACGATCCTCCTTCTAAGAAGGTAGCTGTCAGTGCTGGGGATGTGCCTTCCACGAAGTCGCCTCCCAAGTCTGGTCACGGTGCTGGGAAAGGAGTGATGACCTCTTCCGGTCCCGTCATTGAGGGACCCCGTTGCTTGCTGACCCACAAGGATTATGCTGTTGAGGGGGTAGAATCCCTCATAAAACAGACGGATCTGGACCCTTGTGCTCAGCTAGGGACGGAAGACCTGGGGGCGTCAGCTTTCTTTGACATAGCACGG GCcttggttcgtgtaaaagcaCTTCAAGACCGGTGCGTGGCCAAAGAAGGCGTCGTTTCTCGGGTTAGGAGGCATAACGCCAATCTGATGGATCAGCAAGCGCAATATAAGGAGGCCGTCCGTCTCTTAAACTCAGAGCTGAAGGATGTAAAGGAGAAGTTGGGGGAGGCTGAGGGTCAGCAGAAGAAGCTTGAGGAGGAGGTTTCATCCTTACGTGCACAAGTAGAGACGGCTGGGACTGACGCGGTCCAAAAATTCAAGACAACCCAGTCATTTATTGATTCCTGCGCTGATTATTACGGCACAGGTTTCGACGATTGTCTGAAGCAGGTAGCGTCAGCTTATCCAGAGTTGGATCTATCCGGAATTACCATGGATGCCTCCGTGCCGATGACTCCTGCTCGTGAAACTGTTGCTGACAAAGGTGACGGACCCTTTAGTTTGGACTCTTTGCTTAATGATGCCGGAGTTATTTTGGCTCAGCCAGCCGTCACTATCCCTGCCGAGTCTTCAGATGCGGCGCAAATTGCCAAGGATAAAGCTGACAGGGTCTCCAAGGATGTTCCTGCCACTTAA